AGTCCTGATCGAGCTGCATCGGTGGAACGATGACCACGGAGATTCCGCCTGAACCGCATCGGAGCCCCGGAAACGGGTCCGGGCCTGATGCAGGTTACCGTAGCATACTCCCGCCGACCCGCGCCCGGTCCCATTCTGCAGCCCTTGATGCATGAAATTGCCCAGAGGGCAAAACCACGGGAGAAAACAATGGGCAATAGAGCCGAGAGCTGCACCTGGTCATCCCCGCTCATCACCGCCGGCATCGTCGTCAGCCTGTTTCTCGGCGGTTTCGCCCTGTCCCCCACCATCGCGGCCCCCCGGACCGCCGAGACCGAGAAGACGGCCGACAAGAAGAACGCCGAGCAATATATCGAGCTGGTGCGCCGGGATCTGCGTCAGGACAGGCGCGAAATAATCGGGGAGGCGCTGGCCCTCAATCCGACAGAAGCCGAAGCGTTCTGGCCGGTCTACGAGCGCTACGAAGCGGAACTGAACCGTCTCGGTGACGAGAAGCTCGCCTTGATCAATGATTACGCGGATAACTACAAAACCATGACCGAGGCCAAGGCCGGCGAACTGACCCGCAAGGCCATAGACCTGGACATCCTGCGGACGAGCCTGCTGCAGCAATACCTGCCGCAATTCCAAAAGGTGCTGACCAACAGGCGCGCCGCGCAGTTCTATCAGATCGAGATGCCCCTGCTGAAGATCGTCGATCTTCAGATCGCCGCCCAGTTGCCGATGATGCCCTGATCGGCCGGCGCTCACGCCTCGCTGTGGGCGGCAGGCTTGCCACTCCGCCTCTCTTTCTCCATCCCGATCCATTCCATGACCAGCGTATAGCCGAGGGCGATAAGGCACGGTCCAAGAAACAGCCCGATGAAGCCGAAGGTGAGCAGGCCGCCGAACAGTCCGAGAAGTATCATCATCATGGGAAGATCGCTGCCCCGGCTCACCAGGAAAGTTCGCAGCAGCGCCTCGATCACGCTGAACACCATGACGCTCCAGACGATCAGGAAGATGGCCCACCCGGTCTCCCCGATGGTGAACAGCCAGATCGTCGCGGGCAGCCAGATCAGTATCGGCCCGACCGGGACCAGCGTCAGGAAGAAGCATAGGAACCCGAGCAGGATGGCGCCGGGGACACCGGCGATCCAAAAGCCGATCGCCGCCAGAACGGCCTCCGTAAGGTTGGTTCCGATGATGCCGTAGACGACACTCTTCAAGGTGCCGGCCGCGACATCCAGCAGATGGGGGCCTCGCCGTCCGGCCAGCCGCTCCAGCACGGAGCTGAGGGCCACGGCGGCGCGCTGGCCATCACGGTACAGGAACAAGGCGATCAGCAGGCTGATGAAGATTTGCAGTACGCCTGAGCCGATCAATGCGCCGAAGCCAAGGATCCAGGCGCGCGCGTGCTGGACATAGGGTTCCAGCGTGGCGGCCGCTTCGACGCTGCCAGCTGCCAGGTCGGACCAGAACGCGTGGAACCGGGATCCCAGCAGCGGCACCGTCTCCACCCAGGGCGGCGGGTACGGAACACCGCTGTTCCGCCATTCCTGAAGCTTAGCGGCAATCTGCGCGACATTCTCCGCCAGATTGTGGCCGAGCAGCACCAGCGGGATCAGGAAGACGGTGAAAGCCGCCAGGGTCAGGAGGGCAGCCGACGCGCCCGTACGCCCGCCCAGCGCCCGCGTCAGCCTGACGTGCATCGGCCAGGTCGAAATGGTGAGGATGATGCCCCACAGCAGCGCCGACAGGAACGGCTTCATCACCAGATAGCACCCGATCGCCAGGATCAGCAGGCAGGCCAGGGCTACCACCCGCTCGACCAGATGGTCGCCGTCATTTCTTCGAAGGCGGCTGCCCAGGCCGGTGGTTTGGGCAGCACTTCCCAAATGCCTGTCGATCATGGTCGGCGCCCCTCTCACAAGTATGGCCAACGCGTTCCAATAGCTCCCGTCGGCAAAGCGGAAGACACGGAAATCGGCGTCAGCAAACGCATCGCGCGCGATCGATGCCGACATGACGCCAAGTCAATGAAGTCAGTATCGGCGTCCTCGCATGGCGTCGGCAGTAGCTTACGGTAGCAAGCCGTGGTGAGGGGGCACCGTCGCCGGATCACCGGCTTCCGTTACCGTTGCAGACCGCCTGTTACCGTTGCACGGTTGCGGCACGCTCCCGCCTGGAGGATCGTCACAGACTGGCCGGATCACCGGCCCCGAAATTCGCCAGCCGAGCGGGTTTGCTGGCATCCATTCTTCGGAGGCTTTCCATGGCACTGCCAACTCTCCAGGGGAAACGCGGCCTCGTGGTGGGTATCGCCAACGCGAACAGCATCGCTTTCGGCTGCGCCAAGGCATTCCGCGAAATGGGAGCGGACCTCGCGGTCACCTACCTCAACGAAAAGGCGGAGCCCCATGTGCGGCCGCTGGCGGAAGGCCTTGGCTCGGACATGATCATGTCCTGTGATCTGAGGCAACCGGGCGAGCTCGAGGCGGTCTTCGGCACCATACGCGAACGCTGGGGCCGGCTCGATTTCCTTCTCCATTCCGTCGCCTTCGCGCCACGCGAGGACCTTCATGCCCGGGTCGTCGATTGTTCGGCGGAAGGGTTCGCGCTCGCCATGGATGTTTCCTGCCACTCGTTCATCCGCATGGCGAAGCTGGCGGAGCCGCTGATGACCGAGGGCGGCTGCCTGATGACCGTCACCTTCTTCGGGGCGGAGAAGGTGGTCGAGCACTACAACATGATGGGGCCGGTGAAGGCCGCCCTGGAAAGCTCCGTCCGCTACATGGCGGCCGAACTCGGCGGCAAGGGCATCCGCGTGCACGCCCTGTCCCCCGGAGCCATGGCGACGCGCGCGGCCTCCGGGATCGACCGCTTCGACGAGTTGCTCGCGCGCACGGCGGAACGCGCACCCACCCACCACCTCGTCACCGTCGAGGACATCGGGCCGTCCGCCGCTTTCCTGGCCAGCGACGCCGCGAGGCAGCTGACCGGGCTTACGCTCTATATCGATGGTGGCTACCATATCGTGGGATAAGGGCTGCCCGGGTCGGCCCCTCGCCATCGCCTTTGCCATTCTTGTCCAGCTGCTTCCGCCGGTGTTGCCATCCGCCATGGCGCAGCCGGTGGAGGGTGCGCCCGCCAACCAGGTCGATACCCTGCTGCGGGTATTCCCTGATGGGCTGACGCCGGAGCAGGCGGACGCCGTGCTCGCAGTGATGGGCGAGGCGGAACTGCGTAGCGCGCTTCGGCCGCGGCTTCTGGCCGGCCCGGAAGGGGGCAAGCCCCCTGCCGCGGAAGCCGCGCCCTTGGCGGCCTATGCGAACCGGATCGATGCCGTGGCCGCTGCGTTTCCGCGGGTGCCCGGGGCGATCGCGGAAGCCTTTGCCCGGCCGAACGGGCGGGATGCCGCCGTGAGCCCTGCGAGACTTGGCCTGTCGATCCTGTTCCTGTTCGCCGTCGGGACTGCGGCTCTGCTGGCCGCTCGGCGGCTATTGCCGGAATCCGGCCCGGAAGCCGGCGGCAATGCCCTGTCCCGCGCGGCCCGCGGCCTCGGCATTCAGGCGGTGCGGATCACGGCGTTCCTGGTGGGCCTGCTGCTGGGATACGCGATCCTGCGCCCCTCTCACCCCGCGGCCCCGGCAGTCCTGATCGCGGTGCTGCAAGCGGCGGTCACCGTGTCCATCGCCGACCTGGTGACCCGGTTCCTGTGCGCGCCGGACCATCCTGAAAGACGGCTGCTGCCGGTGGGCGACGGGGGTGCCCGACCCATACATCGGACTGCGGTCACCGCCGCCGTGCTCACCGCGACGACGCTGGGCCTGGCGGACCTGCTCGGCGCCCTGGGTATGGCCTACGACCCGTTGATCGCCCTGGTTCTTCCGATCAGCACGGCACCGTTCGTCTACTTGCTGTACAGGATGTGGAGCAGCCGACCTGCGATGATCCATGCGCTTCGCGACCATCTCGGGCTGGAGGCCCAGGAAGTTCCAACCCTCGCCTTGGGCCTGGCCCTGGCGACCCTATACCTGGTCGGCCTTTGGCTTACCGCCGCCGCCGCCGCACTGCGGCTGGAAACCGGAATAGGCCTGCGCCTGCTGCTGAGCCTATTCCTGTCGGCAGCCGTGCCATTGCTCGCATTGATGCTCAGGCGTCCTGTCGTCCGGTTCTACCGGACGCCCGGCGAGCAGACCGACAGCAGGGCGGCCCTCCGGCTGATGCGCGCGGTATGGGTCGCCCTGCTGGTGCTGGGCGTGGTGGCGACGGCCTTCATCTGGGGCTTCGACCCGGCTGCCCATGTCGGGCTGGGCGGCATCGTCGTGCGCCTGCTGTTCGACCTGGGCGTCGTCCTGCTGCTCGGTTATGTCGGGTGGGAACTGCTCGCCCGGTCGTTTGACCGCGTGATGACCGCGAACACCGTCGGGGACCAGCGCACCGCCCAGCGCGTGGCGACCTTGATGCCGCTGGTCCGCAAGTTCCTCCAGGTGGTGCTGGTCGCCATCGTCGTGATGATCGTCCTGTCTTCCATGGGTATTGCGATCGGCCCGTTGCTGGCGGGAGCCGGCGTGGTCGGCATCGCGGTCGGGCTGGGGGCGCAATCGACCATCGCTGACGTGCTGTCCGGGGTCTTCTTCCTGCTGGAGGACGCGTTCCATATCGGCGACTATGTGGAGGTCGGCAATCTTCGCGGCACTGTCGAGGGGATCTCGCTGCGCTCGCTCAAGCTGCGCCATCACCGGGGCGCGGTGCATACCCTGCCGTTCGGCCAGATCAAGGCGCTGACCAACCTGACGCGCGATTGGTCCCTGATGCGGCTGGAGTTCCGCGTTGCGCCGGATACCGACCTCGCCATGGTCAAGCGGATCATCAAGGACATCAGCAAGGAACTGCAAGCCGATCCGGAGATGGGCCCCAGCTTCATCGAGCCCCTGAAATCCCAGGGCGTGCGCCGCGTGGAGGATGACGCCGTGATCATCGGCATCAAGTACGTCACCAAGCCGGGCGAGCAGTTCGTCATCCGGCGGGAAGCCTATCAGCGCATCCTCAAGGCCTTCAAGGCGAACGGGATCGACCTGGTTGGCCGTGGCG
This Skermanella mucosa DNA region includes the following protein-coding sequences:
- a CDS encoding AI-2E family transporter; translation: MIDRHLGSAAQTTGLGSRLRRNDGDHLVERVVALACLLILAIGCYLVMKPFLSALLWGIILTISTWPMHVRLTRALGGRTGASAALLTLAAFTVFLIPLVLLGHNLAENVAQIAAKLQEWRNSGVPYPPPWVETVPLLGSRFHAFWSDLAAGSVEAAATLEPYVQHARAWILGFGALIGSGVLQIFISLLIALFLYRDGQRAAVALSSVLERLAGRRGPHLLDVAAGTLKSVVYGIIGTNLTEAVLAAIGFWIAGVPGAILLGFLCFFLTLVPVGPILIWLPATIWLFTIGETGWAIFLIVWSVMVFSVIEALLRTFLVSRGSDLPMMMILLGLFGGLLTFGFIGLFLGPCLIALGYTLVMEWIGMEKERRSGKPAAHSEA
- a CDS encoding mechanosensitive ion channel family protein, which gives rise to MAQPVEGAPANQVDTLLRVFPDGLTPEQADAVLAVMGEAELRSALRPRLLAGPEGGKPPAAEAAPLAAYANRIDAVAAAFPRVPGAIAEAFARPNGRDAAVSPARLGLSILFLFAVGTAALLAARRLLPESGPEAGGNALSRAARGLGIQAVRITAFLVGLLLGYAILRPSHPAAPAVLIAVLQAAVTVSIADLVTRFLCAPDHPERRLLPVGDGGARPIHRTAVTAAVLTATTLGLADLLGALGMAYDPLIALVLPISTAPFVYLLYRMWSSRPAMIHALRDHLGLEAQEVPTLALGLALATLYLVGLWLTAAAAALRLETGIGLRLLLSLFLSAAVPLLALMLRRPVVRFYRTPGEQTDSRAALRLMRAVWVALLVLGVVATAFIWGFDPAAHVGLGGIVVRLLFDLGVVLLLGYVGWELLARSFDRVMTANTVGDQRTAQRVATLMPLVRKFLQVVLVAIVVMIVLSSMGIAIGPLLAGAGVVGIAVGLGAQSTIADVLSGVFFLLEDAFHIGDYVEVGNLRGTVEGISLRSLKLRHHRGAVHTLPFGQIKALTNLTRDWSLMRLEFRVAPDTDLAMVKRIIKDISKELQADPEMGPSFIEPLKSQGVRRVEDDAVIIGIKYVTKPGEQFVIRREAYQRILKAFKANGIDLVGRGVVVRVDDPHAGEHAVGFAAAQAIRDTRQDKASAD
- the fabI gene encoding enoyl-ACP reductase FabI yields the protein MALPTLQGKRGLVVGIANANSIAFGCAKAFREMGADLAVTYLNEKAEPHVRPLAEGLGSDMIMSCDLRQPGELEAVFGTIRERWGRLDFLLHSVAFAPREDLHARVVDCSAEGFALAMDVSCHSFIRMAKLAEPLMTEGGCLMTVTFFGAEKVVEHYNMMGPVKAALESSVRYMAAELGGKGIRVHALSPGAMATRAASGIDRFDELLARTAERAPTHHLVTVEDIGPSAAFLASDAARQLTGLTLYIDGGYHIVG